The following proteins are encoded in a genomic region of Takifugu flavidus isolate HTHZ2018 chromosome 3, ASM371156v2, whole genome shotgun sequence:
- the stradb gene encoding STE20-related kinase adapter protein beta isoform X1, whose amino-acid sequence MSWLACLTCAPPLPIHQDCSCISHTQVQPLDIEEHYEDTSHQFLSCDSSEYALQGPAGGDDLTGLSVGPTNYQLLQSWVRRLQSGFNATSLKKKTHRYKSLYFTGRGFNNLSQVRMGRHIATGQLVAIKQTNLDDCTEEELLQLMNEVLLSRLFRHPNLLTSRLVFSSCCQLWVLTPLMAYGQPILSLCFSSINLGNLLELNDVRLITSSPPLLSLKGSADSLLRTYFPDGMSESLIAYLLYGVLKALEYLHRMGYVHRGVKASHILLSGEGRVYLSGLHSVYSMMREGKRMRVVFDMPHHSPALLPWLSPELLRQDLHGYGVKSDIYSLGIVACELVSGRVPFQDMPTTQMLLQKLRGAHCCLLDVAPYPLGELGGLKVSRSGVDSGIGESVATGSLSHSATAAPAERPQSPGPKNHSTTLHNLVQLCLQQQPEHRPSASTLLTHAFFKQVKRHTRDTFLSLMYPALPLTSPSDPPISSPPAPSCHSPTSPTAAEVMWDFS is encoded by the exons ATGTCCTGGCTGGCATGTCTCACCTGtgctcctcccctccccattCACCAGGACTGTTCCTGCATCTCCCATACCCAGGTCCAGCCCTTGGACATAGAGGAGCACTACGAGGATACCAGCCACCAGTTCCTG AGCTGTGACAGTTCTGAATACGCTCTACAAGGACCAGCAGGCGGCGATGACCTCACGGGACTGTCCGTCGGGCCTACCAACTACCAGCTCCTACAGAGCTGGGTGAGAAGGCTGCAGAGTGGCTTTAATGCAACATCCCTGAAAAAGAAGACACACAGATATAAATCCTTATATTTCACAGGGCGGGGCTTCAACAACCTGAGCCAGGTGCGCATGGGGCGCCACATCGCGACTGGGCAGCTGGTGGCAATCAAACAGACCAACTTGGACGActgcacagaggaggagctgctgcagctcatg AACGAAGTTCTGCTTTCCAGGCTGTTCCGCCACCCGAACCTGCTGACCTCCCGCCTGGTTTTCAGCTCCTGCTGCCAGCTCTGGGTCCTCACCCCCCTGATGGCCTATGGTCAGCCAATTCTATCACTTTGTTTTAGTTCTATAAATCTGGGCAATCTTCTGGAACTGAATGATGTGCGACTCATTACATCATCTCCGCCCCTGCTTTCTCTGAAAGGCTCTGCAGACAGCTTACTGAGAACTTATTTCCCAGATGGAATGAGTGAATCCCTGATAGCGTACCTGCTATACGGTGTTTTGAAAGCACTGGAATACCTTCATCGAATGGGTTACGTTCACCG GGGGGTGAAGGCCAGCCACATTCTGCTGTCAGGAGAGGGGCGCGTCTACCTCTCGGGGCTCCACAGTGTTTACAGTATGATGCGTgaggggaagaggatgagggtGGTGTTTGATATGCCCCACCACAGCCCTGCCCTGTTGCCCTGGCTCAGCCCTGAACTGCTGCGACAG GACCTGCATGGTTACGGTGTTAAGTCTGATATCTACAGTTTAGGAATAGTGGCCTGTGAACTTGTGAGTGGCAGGGTGCCCTTCCAGGATATGCCCACCACCCAA ATGCTGCTTCAGAAACTCCGTGGTGCCCACTGCTGCCTGCTGGACGTGGCTCCTTACCCACTGGGTGAACTGGGTGGGCTGAAAGTTTCACGGTCCGGCGTAGACTCGGGCATCGGGGAAAGTGTGGCCACCGGGAGCCTTTCGCACAGCgccactgctgctcctgccgAGCGTCCTCAGAGCCCCGGGCCTAAAAATCACTCCACCACGCTGCACAACCTGGTCCAGCTGTGTCTGCAGCAACAGCCGGAGCACAG ACCGTCAGCATCAACGCTTTTGACCCATGCGTTCTTCAAGCAG GTGAAGAGGCACA
- the stradb gene encoding STE20-related kinase adapter protein beta isoform X2, translating to MSFLDCSCISHTQVQPLDIEEHYEDTSHQFLSCDSSEYALQGPAGGDDLTGLSVGPTNYQLLQSWVRRLQSGFNATSLKKKTHRYKSLYFTGRGFNNLSQVRMGRHIATGQLVAIKQTNLDDCTEEELLQLMNEVLLSRLFRHPNLLTSRLVFSSCCQLWVLTPLMAYGQPILSLCFSSINLGNLLELNDVRLITSSPPLLSLKGSADSLLRTYFPDGMSESLIAYLLYGVLKALEYLHRMGYVHRGVKASHILLSGEGRVYLSGLHSVYSMMREGKRMRVVFDMPHHSPALLPWLSPELLRQDLHGYGVKSDIYSLGIVACELVSGRVPFQDMPTTQMLLQKLRGAHCCLLDVAPYPLGELGGLKVSRSGVDSGIGESVATGSLSHSATAAPAERPQSPGPKNHSTTLHNLVQLCLQQQPEHRPSASTLLTHAFFKQVKRHTRDTFLSLMYPALPLTSPSDPPISSPPAPSCHSPTSPTAAEVMWDFS from the exons ATGTCTTTCTTG GACTGTTCCTGCATCTCCCATACCCAGGTCCAGCCCTTGGACATAGAGGAGCACTACGAGGATACCAGCCACCAGTTCCTG AGCTGTGACAGTTCTGAATACGCTCTACAAGGACCAGCAGGCGGCGATGACCTCACGGGACTGTCCGTCGGGCCTACCAACTACCAGCTCCTACAGAGCTGGGTGAGAAGGCTGCAGAGTGGCTTTAATGCAACATCCCTGAAAAAGAAGACACACAGATATAAATCCTTATATTTCACAGGGCGGGGCTTCAACAACCTGAGCCAGGTGCGCATGGGGCGCCACATCGCGACTGGGCAGCTGGTGGCAATCAAACAGACCAACTTGGACGActgcacagaggaggagctgctgcagctcatg AACGAAGTTCTGCTTTCCAGGCTGTTCCGCCACCCGAACCTGCTGACCTCCCGCCTGGTTTTCAGCTCCTGCTGCCAGCTCTGGGTCCTCACCCCCCTGATGGCCTATGGTCAGCCAATTCTATCACTTTGTTTTAGTTCTATAAATCTGGGCAATCTTCTGGAACTGAATGATGTGCGACTCATTACATCATCTCCGCCCCTGCTTTCTCTGAAAGGCTCTGCAGACAGCTTACTGAGAACTTATTTCCCAGATGGAATGAGTGAATCCCTGATAGCGTACCTGCTATACGGTGTTTTGAAAGCACTGGAATACCTTCATCGAATGGGTTACGTTCACCG GGGGGTGAAGGCCAGCCACATTCTGCTGTCAGGAGAGGGGCGCGTCTACCTCTCGGGGCTCCACAGTGTTTACAGTATGATGCGTgaggggaagaggatgagggtGGTGTTTGATATGCCCCACCACAGCCCTGCCCTGTTGCCCTGGCTCAGCCCTGAACTGCTGCGACAG GACCTGCATGGTTACGGTGTTAAGTCTGATATCTACAGTTTAGGAATAGTGGCCTGTGAACTTGTGAGTGGCAGGGTGCCCTTCCAGGATATGCCCACCACCCAA ATGCTGCTTCAGAAACTCCGTGGTGCCCACTGCTGCCTGCTGGACGTGGCTCCTTACCCACTGGGTGAACTGGGTGGGCTGAAAGTTTCACGGTCCGGCGTAGACTCGGGCATCGGGGAAAGTGTGGCCACCGGGAGCCTTTCGCACAGCgccactgctgctcctgccgAGCGTCCTCAGAGCCCCGGGCCTAAAAATCACTCCACCACGCTGCACAACCTGGTCCAGCTGTGTCTGCAGCAACAGCCGGAGCACAG ACCGTCAGCATCAACGCTTTTGACCCATGCGTTCTTCAAGCAG GTGAAGAGGCACA